From a region of the Helianthus annuus cultivar XRQ/B chromosome 5, HanXRQr2.0-SUNRISE, whole genome shotgun sequence genome:
- the LOC110941520 gene encoding uncharacterized protein LOC110941520 has protein sequence MKFLSFLYRASHLGNLLLAYDGRKSAFVAGSIDGGCLVKLAFRPLDNRKIDGEEVQLTLLDLRPPTPNAFKHSDLVSDRRRRGATDTFVLSSLKHRYNVWRCHEERNPNW, from the exons ATGAAATTTCTCAGCTTTCTGTATCGGGCTTCACACCTCGGAAATTTGCTGTTAGCTTATGATGGAAGGAAGAGTGCGTTTGTTGCGGGTTCTATTGATGGTGGTTGTCTGGTTAAGTTGGCATTCCGACCACTCGACAACCGTAAG ATCGACGGAGAAGAGGTGCAACTGACACTTTTAGATCTACGGCCCCCAACCCCTAATGCGTTCAAACATTCAGATCTGGTATCAG ATCGACGGAGAAGAGGTGCAACTGACACTTTTGTCCTCTCTTCATTGAAACACAG ATATAATGTTTGGAGATGCCATGAGGAGAGGAATCCTAATTGGTGA